A genomic region of Gadus macrocephalus chromosome 5, ASM3116895v1 contains the following coding sequences:
- the LOC132457225 gene encoding tudor domain-containing 6 isoform X1, whose product MDLKMFSISEPPTSGLEVVFVIKKVCFKSHFGLVELLVDIGYEVKGVPENKTEEVASHQINPDSKDNPVPECVLRRQNIMPYQLETCFLANILPFTEKWSEKATTFLKSVLDKQMSGLVEDVLMPDGIILIDIPLIGNFLSRGRMAKKIEAGHFKSLVLSSLDSPTSPSTPSSLSTSLSNGGDVPKQYLYLELQSGFFENVKVTQVTDSMSLFCKLSIFSKEQEKLSKQMQLYYEGRSTLGPARPWASGSPCATRSADGTWQRSQLTQAAVSNTGFVDVLHVDHGETQRIPMSEVRHLHDSFLRIPVFAYHCALDGVDGTTRPKDQIDVLKSLMRGSVVAKFECYDAVKNIYDVRLFGDNAACINAYFIEESIVLSDSRHAGKDSLAEDRTTPSDTDETENSFIPKVGLTDQFFQCSASPKSANPPASGRTDDDKSVDKKCWTDPSPLRKENANSVMQNGSASAQTPDVEKKNICEQILPVGSCVAVKVTFIESPLMFFCQILENRESLLLLMKDLQSYYDTSRVEKPVVDFCVARHPDNHMWYRGRIMDRKSSMTDVRFIDYGHIVEVPLKDLRSIDPRFMCMKAHALQCCLQTPLHPDNPIAAPWTDGATEEFRKFVDEGDFSKGELKCTIKAMTRNPQGFACSVVDIGTPLQSVCDLLTRLSVSQSVHPPEVITVPLVPTGYSHSTHNLEVGSREEVSITCSVSVNHFYCQLTRNNPSFDRIMEGVQQLLASQSQCTSLPLVVDSACIARYTDNKWYRGQIKKTGTQPQVCFVEFGDVVSLKMSDVLPVPAECSAVRSLPAQAVEVGLFDVPADAPKEINDWFEEHAVGHCFTISVEEIDSSGKLLVVLFDGTLNVNLVIKARTVMAKKRNGSHPQPIPSPSSGAERHALEIPVDHCQMQKLTITEPKMRTAQPNEMCGRNGPQAKVEQSVPSVAYALLGTNKPVQPSVAPSNALKNATLADLPPKLIEQRSSFAVHVSHFKNPSRVFVQLQQDEKDIYAIVDKLNDQDGVFSGPVQFDSLNVSDLISAEFPDDSAWYRAVVGKKLDDGSLAVEFIDFGNEATIPCGKTCYLDKEFLAQPRFAIPCQFGEISNDQEQWDQEAISAFKSDTVENPEKTYSCTFMKETLDIWDIVLVDQGIALSQNLIQQTQPGSNSKQTDCTEGTSRYPKPDVLPNCLYQVFATCIVGPHFFWCQHENPEVLDKVTKLTEEAGRLGGQDPAWVGTLSLGSPCLALFPDDNHWYRAQVIRRTGDAISVLFVDYGNETEVDVSGVKAVPRFLFEAAPQAFLCALEGFDESKGTWEECASDEFYELLVDKALCVTPLSVGDNLYTAIPQYTVRAEIGETVVNKAMENHWKGLGGKDGDISPAQSPPLLLKDKVINSSSLPCY is encoded by the exons ATGGACTTGAAAATGTTTTCAATATCAGAACCTCCAACGTCCGGATTGGAGGTGGTGTTCGTGATTAAAAAGGTCTGTTTCAAGAGCCATTTCGGTCTGGTGGAACTGTTGGTGGACATCGGCTATGAAGTTAAAGGCGTCCCGGAGAACAAGACTGAGGAAGTAGCGTCTCATCAAATCAATCCCGACTCAAAAGATAACCCTGTCCCGGAATGTGTCTTAAGACGGCAGAATATAATGCCATACCAATTAGAAACCTGCTTTCTCGCTAATATTCTGCCTTTTACAGAGAAATGGTCAGAAAAAGCAACAACATTTTTGAAATCTGTACTTGACAAGCAAATGAGTGGATTGGTTGAAGATGTACTGATGCCAGATGGGATCATCCTCATTGACATTCCGTTGATCGGCAATTTTCTATCCCGCGGTCGGATGGCAAAGAAGATTGAAGCTGGCCACTTCAAGAGCCTGGTCCTCTCATCTCTAGATTCCCCTACCAGTCCTTCCACGCCGTCCTCCTTAAGCACTTCACTGTCTAATGGTGGGGATGTGCCAAAACAATACCTCTACCTCGAACTGCAATCTGGATTCTTTGAAAATGTCAAGGTGACCCAAGTGACGGATTCAATGAGCCTGTTCTGTAAACTCTCAATATTCTCCAAAGAGCAGGAGAAGCTCTCCAAGCAGATGCAGCTGTACTATGAGGGAAGGTCTACCCTGGGGCCAGCTAGACCATGGGCGAGTGGATCCCCGTGTGCCACCAGAAGCGCTGACGGCACATGGCAGCGTTCCCAACTGACCCAAGCCGCGGTGAGCAACACTGGCTTCGTGGACGTGCTACACGTGGATCACGGGGAGACTCAAAGGATCCCCATGTCTGAAGTCCGACATCTGCACGACAGCTTCCTCCGAATACCGGTCTTCGCGTACCACTGTGCTCTCGATGGAGTGGACGGCACCACTCGGCCCAAAGACCAAATAGATGTTCTGAAATCCCTGATGCGTGGTTCTGTTGTGGCTAAATTTGAATGCTACGATGCAGTGAAGAATATCTATGATGTCCGGTTGTTTGGAGATAACGCGGCATGCATCAATGCTTATTTTATAGAGGAATCTATCGTTCTTTCAGACTCGAGGCACGCCGGTAAGGATTCCTTGGCGGAAGACCGTACAACGCCATCAGATACAGATGAAACAGAAAATAGTTTCATCCCCAAGGTCGGCCTGACGGATCAGTTCTTTCAATGCAGCGCGTCACCCAAGTCTGCAAACCCACCAGCAAGCGGGAGAACAGACGACGACAAAAGTGTTGACAAGAAATGCTGGACCGATCCATCGCCCCTCAGGAAGGAAAACGCAAACTCTGTGATGCAGAATGGATCAGCTTCTGCCCAAACCCCCGATGTGGAGAAGAAAAACATTTGTGAACAAATTTTACCCGTAGGAAGCTGTGTGGCGGTGAAAGTAACTTTCATTGAAAGTCCATtaatgtttttctgtcaaataTTAGAAAACAGAGAATCTCTTCTGCTCCTAATGAAGGATTTGCAAAGTTATTATGACACTTCCAGGGTCGAGAAGCCTGTCGTTGATTTCTGTGTTGCCCGGCACCCGGACAACCACATGTGGTACCGCGGGAGAATAATGGACCGCAAGTCATCAATGACGGATGTCAGATTCATAGACTACGGTCACATTGTCGAGGTTCCTTTGAAAGACCTACGCTCAATTGATCCACGCTTCATGTGTATGAAAGCGCACGCCCTTCAGTGCTGTTTACAAACCCCATTGCACCCAGACAACCCCATTGCTGCTCCTTGGACAGATGGGGCCACAGAAGAATTCCGCAAGTTCGTAGATGAAGGAGATTTCTCCAAAGGCGAGTTGAAATGCACCATCAAAGCTATGACACGCAACCCACAAGGTTTTGCATGTAGCGTTGTCGACATCGGGACCCCTCTTCAGAGTGTATGCGACCTGCTCACTCGGCTGTCGGTGTCACAGTCTGTACACCCTCCGGAGGTTATTACTGTTCCACTCGTCCCAACGGGATACAGTCACTCAACCCACAACCTGGAAGTCGGTTCCAGGGAGGAGGTGTCCATCACATGCTCCGTTAGTGTCAATCATTTCTACTGCCAGCTCACCAGGAACAACCCTTCGTTTGACAGAATCATGGAAGGTGTTCAGCAGCTTCTGGCCAGTCAGTCGCAATGCACTAGTCTTCCTCTGGTGGTCGACAGCGCATGTATCGCAAGGTACACGGACAACAAGTGGTACAGAGGTCAAATAAAGAAGACGGGTACTCAGCCCCAGGTTTGCTTTGTGGAATTTGGTGATGTCGTGTCATTGAAAATGTCAGACGTTCTTCCCGTTCCAGCAGAATGTAGTGCGGTCCGATCGCTTCCTGCGCAGGCTGTCGAAGTTGGCCTGTTTGATGTTCCGGCAGATGCACCAAAGGAAATCAACGACTGGTTTGAAGAGCACGCCGTCGGCCACTGTTTCACCATCTCTGTGGAGGAAATAGACTCCAGTGGGAAGCTACTTGTGGTACTCTTCGACGGGACATTGAATGTAAATCTTGTAATCAAAGCGAGGACAGTGATGGCAAAAAAACGAAATGGCTCACACCCACAGCCCATTCCTTCGCCGTCTTCAGGCGCCGAACGGCACGCACTGGAAATCCCAGTGGACCACTGTCAAATGCAAAAACTAACGATCACTGAACCAAAGATGAGGACCGCGCAACCAAACGAAATGTGTGGCAGAAATGGCCCCCAAGCAAAGGTGGAGCAGAGTGTACCGTCCGTAGCATATGCCCTGCTGGGCACGAATAAACCTGTGCAACCTTCAGTGGCACCCAGTAATgccttaaaaaatgcaacacTGGCAGACCTTCCCCCAAAGCTAATAGAGCAAAGATCGTCATTTGCTGTCCATGTTTCCCATTTCAAGAACCCTTCAAGGGTTTTTGTTCAACTCCAACAGGATGAGAAGGACATATACGCCATTGTGGACAAACTCAACGACCAAGACGGGGTGTTTTCCGGTCCAGTTCAATTTGACAGCTTGAATGTTAGTGATTTGATCAGTGCAGAGTTCCCTGACGACAGTGCATGGTATCGTGCAGTTGTTGGGAAGAAGCTTGACGACGGGTCACTCGCAGTAGAGTTCATAGACTTTGGCAACGAGGCCACGATCCCTTGTGGTAAGACGTGCTACCTCGACAAGGAATTCCTAGCTCAGCCACGGTTCGCTATTCCATGTCAATTTGGAGAAATCAGCAACGACCAAGAACAGTGGGATCAGGAGGCGATATCTGCGTTCAAAAGTGATACTGTGGAAAATCCTGAGAAGACTTACTCGTGCACCTTCATGAAAGAAACTCTAGACATTTGGGATATTGTTTTGGTCGACCAGGGCATTGCATTGTCACAGAACCTCATCCAGCAAACTCAACCCGGATCAAACTCAAAGCAAACCGATTGCACTGAAGGAACCTCCAGATACCCCAAGCCGGACGTCCTCCCAAACTGTCTGTATCAGGTGTTTGCGACGTGCATTGTGGGACCGCACTTCTTCTGGTGTCAGCATGAGAACCCGGAGGTTCTGGACAAGGTGACCAAGCTCACAGAGGAGGCCGGACGATTGGGAGGGCAGGACCCCGCCTGGGTCGGGACCCTGAGCCTCGGCAGTCCCTGCCTCGCCCTCTTCCCCGACGACAATCATTGGTACCGCGCTCAGGTCATCCGCAGGACCGGCGACGCCATCTCGGTTTTGTTCGTAGATTACGGCAATGAGACAGAGGTCGACGTGAGCGGCGTGAAGGCGGTGCCCCGGTTCCTGTTCGAGGCGGCGCCCCAGGCGTTCCTCTGCGCCTTGGAAGGGTTTGACGAGTCGAAGGGCACCTGGGAGGAGTGCGCTTCTGACGAATTCTACGAACTCCTGGTGGACAAGGCTCTCTGCGTGACTCCGCTTAGTGTGGGGGACAACCTTTACACAGCGATTCCTCAGTACACCGTGAGGGCGGAAATTGGGGAAACGGTGGTGAACAAAGCCATGGAAAATCACTGGAAAGGTTTGGGGGGTAAAGATGGTGACATCAGCCCGGCGCAGAGCCCGCCATTG TTGTTGAAGGACAAAGTTATTAACTCCAGCAGCCTACCATGTTACTAA
- the LOC132457225 gene encoding tudor domain-containing 6 isoform X2 produces the protein MDLKMFSISEPPTSGLEVVFVIKKVCFKSHFGLVELLVDIGYEVKGVPENKTEEVASHQINPDSKDNPVPECVLRRQNIMPYQLETCFLANILPFTEKWSEKATTFLKSVLDKQMSGLVEDVLMPDGIILIDIPLIGNFLSRGRMAKKIEAGHFKSLVLSSLDSPTSPSTPSSLSTSLSNGGDVPKQYLYLELQSGFFENVKVTQVTDSMSLFCKLSIFSKEQEKLSKQMQLYYEGRSTLGPARPWASGSPCATRSADGTWQRSQLTQAAVSNTGFVDVLHVDHGETQRIPMSEVRHLHDSFLRIPVFAYHCALDGVDGTTRPKDQIDVLKSLMRGSVVAKFECYDAVKNIYDVRLFGDNAACINAYFIEESIVLSDSRHAGKDSLAEDRTTPSDTDETENSFIPKVGLTDQFFQCSASPKSANPPASGRTDDDKSVDKKCWTDPSPLRKENANSVMQNGSASAQTPDVEKKNICEQILPVGSCVAVKVTFIESPLMFFCQILENRESLLLLMKDLQSYYDTSRVEKPVVDFCVARHPDNHMWYRGRIMDRKSSMTDVRFIDYGHIVEVPLKDLRSIDPRFMCMKAHALQCCLQTPLHPDNPIAAPWTDGATEEFRKFVDEGDFSKGELKCTIKAMTRNPQGFACSVVDIGTPLQSVCDLLTRLSVSQSVHPPEVITVPLVPTGYSHSTHNLEVGSREEVSITCSVSVNHFYCQLTRNNPSFDRIMEGVQQLLASQSQCTSLPLVVDSACIARYTDNKWYRGQIKKTGTQPQVCFVEFGDVVSLKMSDVLPVPAECSAVRSLPAQAVEVGLFDVPADAPKEINDWFEEHAVGHCFTISVEEIDSSGKLLVVLFDGTLNVNLVIKARTVMAKKRNGSHPQPIPSPSSGAERHALEIPVDHCQMQKLTITEPKMRTAQPNEMCGRNGPQAKVEQSVPSVAYALLGTNKPVQPSVAPSNALKNATLADLPPKLIEQRSSFAVHVSHFKNPSRVFVQLQQDEKDIYAIVDKLNDQDGVFSGPVQFDSLNVSDLISAEFPDDSAWYRAVVGKKLDDGSLAVEFIDFGNEATIPCGKTCYLDKEFLAQPRFAIPCQFGEISNDQEQWDQEAISAFKSDTVENPEKTYSCTFMKETLDIWDIVLVDQGIALSQNLIQQTQPGSNSKQTDCTEGTSRYPKPDVLPNCLYQVFATCIVGPHFFWCQHENPEVLDKVTKLTEEAGRLGGQDPAWVGTLSLGSPCLALFPDDNHWYRAQVIRRTGDAISVLFVDYGNETEVDVSGVKAVPRFLFEAAPQAFLCALEGFDESKGTWEECASDEFYELLVDKALCVTPLSVGDNLYTAIPQYTVRAEIGETVVNKAMENHWKGLGGKDGDISPAQSPPLTIQHKPQ, from the exons ATGGACTTGAAAATGTTTTCAATATCAGAACCTCCAACGTCCGGATTGGAGGTGGTGTTCGTGATTAAAAAGGTCTGTTTCAAGAGCCATTTCGGTCTGGTGGAACTGTTGGTGGACATCGGCTATGAAGTTAAAGGCGTCCCGGAGAACAAGACTGAGGAAGTAGCGTCTCATCAAATCAATCCCGACTCAAAAGATAACCCTGTCCCGGAATGTGTCTTAAGACGGCAGAATATAATGCCATACCAATTAGAAACCTGCTTTCTCGCTAATATTCTGCCTTTTACAGAGAAATGGTCAGAAAAAGCAACAACATTTTTGAAATCTGTACTTGACAAGCAAATGAGTGGATTGGTTGAAGATGTACTGATGCCAGATGGGATCATCCTCATTGACATTCCGTTGATCGGCAATTTTCTATCCCGCGGTCGGATGGCAAAGAAGATTGAAGCTGGCCACTTCAAGAGCCTGGTCCTCTCATCTCTAGATTCCCCTACCAGTCCTTCCACGCCGTCCTCCTTAAGCACTTCACTGTCTAATGGTGGGGATGTGCCAAAACAATACCTCTACCTCGAACTGCAATCTGGATTCTTTGAAAATGTCAAGGTGACCCAAGTGACGGATTCAATGAGCCTGTTCTGTAAACTCTCAATATTCTCCAAAGAGCAGGAGAAGCTCTCCAAGCAGATGCAGCTGTACTATGAGGGAAGGTCTACCCTGGGGCCAGCTAGACCATGGGCGAGTGGATCCCCGTGTGCCACCAGAAGCGCTGACGGCACATGGCAGCGTTCCCAACTGACCCAAGCCGCGGTGAGCAACACTGGCTTCGTGGACGTGCTACACGTGGATCACGGGGAGACTCAAAGGATCCCCATGTCTGAAGTCCGACATCTGCACGACAGCTTCCTCCGAATACCGGTCTTCGCGTACCACTGTGCTCTCGATGGAGTGGACGGCACCACTCGGCCCAAAGACCAAATAGATGTTCTGAAATCCCTGATGCGTGGTTCTGTTGTGGCTAAATTTGAATGCTACGATGCAGTGAAGAATATCTATGATGTCCGGTTGTTTGGAGATAACGCGGCATGCATCAATGCTTATTTTATAGAGGAATCTATCGTTCTTTCAGACTCGAGGCACGCCGGTAAGGATTCCTTGGCGGAAGACCGTACAACGCCATCAGATACAGATGAAACAGAAAATAGTTTCATCCCCAAGGTCGGCCTGACGGATCAGTTCTTTCAATGCAGCGCGTCACCCAAGTCTGCAAACCCACCAGCAAGCGGGAGAACAGACGACGACAAAAGTGTTGACAAGAAATGCTGGACCGATCCATCGCCCCTCAGGAAGGAAAACGCAAACTCTGTGATGCAGAATGGATCAGCTTCTGCCCAAACCCCCGATGTGGAGAAGAAAAACATTTGTGAACAAATTTTACCCGTAGGAAGCTGTGTGGCGGTGAAAGTAACTTTCATTGAAAGTCCATtaatgtttttctgtcaaataTTAGAAAACAGAGAATCTCTTCTGCTCCTAATGAAGGATTTGCAAAGTTATTATGACACTTCCAGGGTCGAGAAGCCTGTCGTTGATTTCTGTGTTGCCCGGCACCCGGACAACCACATGTGGTACCGCGGGAGAATAATGGACCGCAAGTCATCAATGACGGATGTCAGATTCATAGACTACGGTCACATTGTCGAGGTTCCTTTGAAAGACCTACGCTCAATTGATCCACGCTTCATGTGTATGAAAGCGCACGCCCTTCAGTGCTGTTTACAAACCCCATTGCACCCAGACAACCCCATTGCTGCTCCTTGGACAGATGGGGCCACAGAAGAATTCCGCAAGTTCGTAGATGAAGGAGATTTCTCCAAAGGCGAGTTGAAATGCACCATCAAAGCTATGACACGCAACCCACAAGGTTTTGCATGTAGCGTTGTCGACATCGGGACCCCTCTTCAGAGTGTATGCGACCTGCTCACTCGGCTGTCGGTGTCACAGTCTGTACACCCTCCGGAGGTTATTACTGTTCCACTCGTCCCAACGGGATACAGTCACTCAACCCACAACCTGGAAGTCGGTTCCAGGGAGGAGGTGTCCATCACATGCTCCGTTAGTGTCAATCATTTCTACTGCCAGCTCACCAGGAACAACCCTTCGTTTGACAGAATCATGGAAGGTGTTCAGCAGCTTCTGGCCAGTCAGTCGCAATGCACTAGTCTTCCTCTGGTGGTCGACAGCGCATGTATCGCAAGGTACACGGACAACAAGTGGTACAGAGGTCAAATAAAGAAGACGGGTACTCAGCCCCAGGTTTGCTTTGTGGAATTTGGTGATGTCGTGTCATTGAAAATGTCAGACGTTCTTCCCGTTCCAGCAGAATGTAGTGCGGTCCGATCGCTTCCTGCGCAGGCTGTCGAAGTTGGCCTGTTTGATGTTCCGGCAGATGCACCAAAGGAAATCAACGACTGGTTTGAAGAGCACGCCGTCGGCCACTGTTTCACCATCTCTGTGGAGGAAATAGACTCCAGTGGGAAGCTACTTGTGGTACTCTTCGACGGGACATTGAATGTAAATCTTGTAATCAAAGCGAGGACAGTGATGGCAAAAAAACGAAATGGCTCACACCCACAGCCCATTCCTTCGCCGTCTTCAGGCGCCGAACGGCACGCACTGGAAATCCCAGTGGACCACTGTCAAATGCAAAAACTAACGATCACTGAACCAAAGATGAGGACCGCGCAACCAAACGAAATGTGTGGCAGAAATGGCCCCCAAGCAAAGGTGGAGCAGAGTGTACCGTCCGTAGCATATGCCCTGCTGGGCACGAATAAACCTGTGCAACCTTCAGTGGCACCCAGTAATgccttaaaaaatgcaacacTGGCAGACCTTCCCCCAAAGCTAATAGAGCAAAGATCGTCATTTGCTGTCCATGTTTCCCATTTCAAGAACCCTTCAAGGGTTTTTGTTCAACTCCAACAGGATGAGAAGGACATATACGCCATTGTGGACAAACTCAACGACCAAGACGGGGTGTTTTCCGGTCCAGTTCAATTTGACAGCTTGAATGTTAGTGATTTGATCAGTGCAGAGTTCCCTGACGACAGTGCATGGTATCGTGCAGTTGTTGGGAAGAAGCTTGACGACGGGTCACTCGCAGTAGAGTTCATAGACTTTGGCAACGAGGCCACGATCCCTTGTGGTAAGACGTGCTACCTCGACAAGGAATTCCTAGCTCAGCCACGGTTCGCTATTCCATGTCAATTTGGAGAAATCAGCAACGACCAAGAACAGTGGGATCAGGAGGCGATATCTGCGTTCAAAAGTGATACTGTGGAAAATCCTGAGAAGACTTACTCGTGCACCTTCATGAAAGAAACTCTAGACATTTGGGATATTGTTTTGGTCGACCAGGGCATTGCATTGTCACAGAACCTCATCCAGCAAACTCAACCCGGATCAAACTCAAAGCAAACCGATTGCACTGAAGGAACCTCCAGATACCCCAAGCCGGACGTCCTCCCAAACTGTCTGTATCAGGTGTTTGCGACGTGCATTGTGGGACCGCACTTCTTCTGGTGTCAGCATGAGAACCCGGAGGTTCTGGACAAGGTGACCAAGCTCACAGAGGAGGCCGGACGATTGGGAGGGCAGGACCCCGCCTGGGTCGGGACCCTGAGCCTCGGCAGTCCCTGCCTCGCCCTCTTCCCCGACGACAATCATTGGTACCGCGCTCAGGTCATCCGCAGGACCGGCGACGCCATCTCGGTTTTGTTCGTAGATTACGGCAATGAGACAGAGGTCGACGTGAGCGGCGTGAAGGCGGTGCCCCGGTTCCTGTTCGAGGCGGCGCCCCAGGCGTTCCTCTGCGCCTTGGAAGGGTTTGACGAGTCGAAGGGCACCTGGGAGGAGTGCGCTTCTGACGAATTCTACGAACTCCTGGTGGACAAGGCTCTCTGCGTGACTCCGCTTAGTGTGGGGGACAACCTTTACACAGCGATTCCTCAGTACACCGTGAGGGCGGAAATTGGGGAAACGGTGGTGAACAAAGCCATGGAAAATCACTGGAAAGGTTTGGGGGGTAAAGATGGTGACATCAGCCCGGCGCAGAGCCCGCCATTG ACCATTCAACATAAACCTCAATGA